A genomic segment from Yimella sp. cx-51 encodes:
- a CDS encoding AIM24 family protein, producing MSGILNPGVLQGNDNIPDNEYAYYLTLDRPWFMSKGAMIAYYGQASFNALRAGMSANLQHMVAGTFSAPMYQQDFVVVEGQGTLIIGDRGYSINSYDLDDGNLTVRASNLLAFEPGIQLNQSIVPGFLTLIGTGKFLASSNGPVMFAEPPLRVDPEALVGWADCPSPSLHYDQNWVNGFMAAGAAMLGINSGEERQYDFTGAGTVLIQSSEKMIHDHHVVRNIEQQLPMVSPAGLATLSQRITAQQQQNR from the coding sequence CCTCGACCGGCCGTGGTTCATGAGCAAGGGCGCGATGATCGCCTACTACGGCCAGGCCAGCTTCAACGCGCTGCGAGCGGGGATGAGCGCCAACCTGCAACACATGGTGGCGGGCACCTTCAGTGCACCGATGTACCAGCAGGACTTCGTCGTGGTGGAGGGCCAGGGCACGCTGATCATCGGCGACCGCGGCTATTCGATCAACAGCTACGACCTGGACGACGGCAACCTCACCGTCCGCGCCTCCAACCTGCTGGCCTTCGAGCCCGGCATCCAGCTGAACCAGTCGATCGTCCCGGGCTTCCTCACCCTCATCGGCACGGGCAAGTTCCTGGCGTCGTCCAATGGTCCGGTGATGTTCGCCGAGCCGCCATTGCGTGTCGATCCCGAAGCGCTCGTCGGGTGGGCCGACTGCCCATCACCGTCGCTGCACTACGACCAGAACTGGGTCAACGGCTTCATGGCTGCGGGTGCGGCGATGCTCGGCATCAACTCCGGTGAGGAGCGGCAGTACGACTTCACCGGCGCCGGCACCGTGCTGATCCAGAGCAGCGAGAAGATGATCCACGACCACCATGTCGTGCGCAACATCGAGCAGCAGTTGCCGATGGTTTCGCCGGCTGGACTCGCCACGCTGTCGCAGCGGATCACCGCCCAGCAACAGCAGAACCGCTGA